In Procambarus clarkii isolate CNS0578487 chromosome 13, FALCON_Pclarkii_2.0, whole genome shotgun sequence, the following are encoded in one genomic region:
- the LOC138364320 gene encoding proteoglycan 4-like yields the protein MAPGPSSPARIRTQANALTELRLRQQDNKTTRQQDYKTTRQQENKTTRLQDNKTTRLQDNKTTRQQDNKTTRQQDYKTARLQDYKTTRLQDNKTTRQQDYKTTRQQDYKTTRLQDYKTTRQHDNKTTRQQDNKTTRQQDNKTTRLQDNKTTRLQDNKTTRQQDNKTTRLQDNKTTRLQDNKTTRQQDNTTKRLQDYKTTRLQDYKTTRQQDYKTTRQQDYKTTRQQDNKTTRLQDNKTTRLQDNKTTRQQDNTTTRLQDYKTTRLQDYKTTRQQDYKTTRQQGYKTTRQQDNKTTRQHDNKTTRQQDNTTTRQQDNKTTRQQDYKTTRLQDNKTTSQQDNKTTRLQDYKTTRQQGNKTTRQQDNKTTRQQDNTTTRLQDNKTTRQQDNKTTRQHDNKTTRLQDYKTTRQQANKATRLQDNKTTRQQDNKATGLQDL from the exons ATGGCACCTGGAccatcctccccggccagaatacgaacccaggccaatgcGCTGACGGAGCTCCGG TTAAGACAACAAGACAACAAGACAACAAGACAACAAGACTACAAGACAACAAGACAACAAGAAAATAAGACAACAAGACTACAAGATAACAAGACAACAAGACTACAAGACAACAAGACAACAAGACAACAAGACAACAAGACTACAAGACAACAAGACTACAAGACAGCAAGACTACAAGACTACAAGACAACAAGACTACAAGACAACAAGACAACAAGACAACAAGACTACAAGACAACACGACAACAAGACTACAAGACAACAAGACTACAAGACTACAAGACAACAAGACAACACGACAACAAGACAACAAGACAACAAGACAACAAGACTACAAGACAACAAGACAACAAGACAACAAGACTACAAGACAACAAGACAACAAGACTACAAGACAACAAGACAACAAGACAACAAGACAACAAGACTACAAGACTACAAGACAACAAGACAACAAGACTACAAGACAACAAGACAACAAGACAACAAGACAACACGACAAAAAGACTACAAGACTACAAGACAACAAGACTCCAAGACTACAAGACTACAAGACAACAAGACTACAAGACAACAAGACAACAAGACTACAAGACAACAAGACAACAAGACAACAAGACTACAAGACTACAAGACAACAAGACAACAAGACTACAAGACAACAAGACAACAAGACAACAAGACAACACGACAACAAGACTACAAGACTACAAGACAACAAGACTCCAAGACTACAAGACTACAAGACAACAAGACTACAAGACAACAAGACAACAAGGCTACAAGACAACAAGACAACAAGACAACAAGACAACAAGACAACACGACAACAAGACTACAAGACAACAAGACAACACGACAACAAGACAACAAGACAACAAGACAACACGACAACAAGACTACAAGACTACAAGACTACAAGACAACAAGACAACAAGCCAACAAGACAACAAGACTACAAGACTACAAGACTACAAGACAACAAGGCAACAAGGTAACAAGACTACAAGACAACAAGACAACAAGACAACAAGACAACAAGACAACACGACAACAAGACTACAAGACAACAAGACAACACGACAACAAGACAACAAGACAACAAGACAACACGACAACAAGACTACAAGACTACAAGACTACAAGACAACAAGACAACAAGCCAACAAGGCAACAAGACTACAAGACAACAAGACAACAAGACAACAAGACAACAAGGCTACAGGACTACAAGACTTGTAG